In Natronomonas halophila, one DNA window encodes the following:
- a CDS encoding 50S ribosomal protein L22, whose protein sequence is MGISYSVDADPDKTAKAMLRERHMSHKHSKEIAREIKGKTAGEAIEYLQAVIDEDASVPFKSHNSGVGHRNDIEGWDAGRYPEKASKAFLDLLENATNNADHQGFDGEDMEIMHVAAHKVGESPGQKPRAFGRASPWNTPQVDVELILEEQEDDE, encoded by the coding sequence CTACAGTGTCGACGCCGACCCGGACAAGACGGCGAAAGCCATGCTTCGGGAGCGTCACATGAGCCACAAGCACAGCAAGGAGATCGCCCGCGAAATCAAGGGCAAGACGGCCGGCGAGGCCATCGAGTACCTGCAGGCGGTCATCGACGAGGACGCGTCGGTTCCCTTCAAGTCCCACAACTCCGGTGTCGGCCATCGTAACGACATCGAGGGCTGGGACGCTGGACGGTACCCCGAGAAGGCCTCGAAGGCGTTCCTCGACCTGCTCGAGAACGCCACCAACAACGCCGACCATCAGGGCTTCGACGGCGAGGACATGGAGATCATGCACGTTGCGGCACACAAGGTCGGGGAATCCCCCGGTCAGAAGCCGCGTGCGTTCGGTCGTGCCTCCCCGTGGAACACCCCGCAGGTCGACGTCGAACTCATCCTCGAAGAACAGGAGGACGACGAATAA